From a single Halorussus limi genomic region:
- a CDS encoding sulfatase-like hydrolase/transferase, producing the protein MDIRVRNVLIYVADAVRYDAVSEELATLGPTYKTISASTHTPTSFGSLLTGLYPPSNGIISFNHSSPHGIESIFDARNFHVSLAAVGGMNDTIGSIFGGVPRSTINEVEPPFIHVVRRPGGHAPYDGFDMNVYEYKTETAQEYLYNITDDPKKGREDYQNAVQQSLAEFQRNIDILEERNLLDDTLIIFTSDHGELLGEYGYFGHTHLATPEVVYVPTTFIHPDLPVSRGTELLHHVDVLPSIQTVTDDEFDIGRTHGTPFGKGRTMGFNYFEHVTYRYLPDVVKRAAGFFTGRKSLSLWDKDGGHVFVEGSHPRVGVLFLGLLSMTPEGRQILRHDDRLDLLSRFMPGHRIYDSPNFSAETARSKIDRILAEDTDFDTRKLDEGTVSRLRDMGYM; encoded by the coding sequence ATGGATATCCGTGTGCGAAATGTACTGATATATGTGGCTGATGCAGTGCGATACGACGCTGTGAGTGAGGAACTCGCTACGCTCGGCCCAACGTACAAAACTATTTCAGCTTCGACGCACACACCGACATCGTTTGGAAGTCTCCTTACAGGATTGTATCCGCCGTCGAACGGCATTATCAGTTTCAATCACTCTTCACCTCATGGGATAGAGTCAATATTCGACGCCCGAAACTTCCATGTCTCTCTCGCAGCTGTTGGTGGCATGAACGACACTATTGGATCCATTTTTGGAGGCGTTCCACGTTCGACCATCAACGAGGTAGAACCTCCCTTTATTCACGTTGTTCGAAGACCGGGTGGTCACGCCCCCTACGATGGGTTCGATATGAACGTATACGAGTACAAGACCGAAACTGCTCAGGAGTACCTCTATAACATTACAGACGATCCTAAAAAGGGACGCGAGGATTATCAGAACGCCGTCCAGCAGTCACTTGCTGAATTCCAACGGAACATCGACATCCTTGAAGAACGAAACCTGCTGGACGACACGTTGATAATATTCACAAGCGACCACGGAGAGTTACTCGGAGAATACGGATACTTCGGACATACACATCTGGCCACCCCTGAAGTAGTATACGTTCCGACGACGTTCATACATCCCGACCTTCCCGTTTCGCGGGGAACTGAACTTCTCCACCACGTAGACGTTCTTCCAAGCATTCAGACTGTAACTGACGACGAGTTCGATATCGGCCGAACTCACGGCACTCCGTTTGGCAAAGGACGGACAATGGGGTTTAATTATTTTGAACACGTTACGTACCGCTATCTCCCTGATGTAGTCAAACGGGCCGCCGGATTCTTCACAGGCCGTAAAAGTCTGAGTCTTTGGGATAAGGACGGCGGACATGTTTTCGTTGAAGGTTCACACCCTAGAGTAGGAGTCCTGTTTTTGGGACTGCTGTCAATGACACCCGAGGGGCGTCAAATACTCCGCCACGATGATAGGTTGGATTTACTCTCCCGATTTATGCCTGGACATCGAATCTACGACTCGCCGAACTTTTCTGCTGAAACAGCGCGCTCGAAAATCGATCGGATTCTCGCGGAGGACACCGATTTCGACACAAGGAAGTTGGATGAGGGAACAGTCTCTCGACTCCGTGACATGGGCTATATGTAA
- a CDS encoding DUF58 domain-containing protein, producing MGVTRGYWGEFGLVVALTGAAALLAEPLVLVGAAGVGGWLVARHYAFVRAVSDAAASLAVTQSPERERLSEDDSVTVALEATLPDPAPLDLDVRADAPVGVEVDDSGTGDSDDDGTDSIADDGPSVTLPAGEREATAAFEARCPLAGEFRFDRPTVTTADESGRFTARFATGEPATVTVDARGPRDLHVGTGGDAIDTPYGDLDTGERGVGLDFAELRSYVPGDAVRNIDWKATARFDEAYVRTYETTAERRIALLVDCRSAMATGPAGATKFDYLRRFALGMVEYARQRSEPLGLYAVGDEGLIANRAPAADVESYAAAERRLRELAPGDAAESDRRAPKDTSPAIARQRARRLQADDSAYAERLEPFFAAADPYVERIEGDPLYGAVRSSLSRVSGALTTVVLTDDSNRARTRAAVRAAARGDGTVLAFLTPTILFERDGGDPEATYERYADFERFRRELANERGVAAFEVAPGDELSRLLAGHRARRRAAEAGD from the coding sequence ATGGGGGTTACTCGCGGGTATTGGGGAGAGTTCGGACTGGTCGTCGCGCTCACCGGAGCGGCCGCGCTGTTGGCGGAACCGCTCGTGCTGGTCGGCGCGGCGGGCGTCGGCGGGTGGCTGGTCGCGCGCCACTACGCGTTCGTCAGAGCGGTCTCGGACGCCGCCGCCTCGCTCGCCGTGACCCAGTCGCCCGAGCGAGAGCGACTCAGCGAGGACGACTCGGTGACGGTCGCGCTGGAAGCGACGCTCCCCGACCCCGCGCCGCTGGACCTCGACGTGCGCGCCGACGCGCCGGTCGGGGTCGAAGTGGACGACAGCGGAACCGGCGACTCCGACGACGACGGAACCGACAGCATCGCCGACGACGGACCGAGCGTGACCCTCCCGGCGGGCGAGCGCGAGGCGACCGCGGCGTTCGAGGCCCGCTGTCCGCTGGCGGGCGAGTTCCGGTTCGACCGGCCGACCGTGACGACGGCCGACGAGTCGGGGCGGTTCACCGCGCGCTTCGCGACGGGGGAACCGGCGACCGTGACGGTCGACGCACGCGGTCCCCGGGACCTCCACGTCGGCACCGGCGGCGACGCCATCGACACGCCCTACGGCGACCTCGACACCGGCGAACGCGGCGTCGGCCTCGACTTCGCGGAACTCCGGTCGTACGTCCCCGGCGACGCTGTCCGGAACATCGACTGGAAGGCGACCGCGCGCTTCGACGAGGCGTACGTCCGGACCTACGAGACCACCGCCGAGCGCCGCATCGCCCTGCTGGTCGACTGCCGGAGCGCGATGGCGACCGGGCCGGCGGGCGCGACCAAGTTCGACTACCTCCGGCGGTTCGCGCTCGGCATGGTGGAGTACGCCCGCCAGCGGAGCGAACCGCTCGGTCTCTACGCGGTCGGCGACGAGGGACTGATCGCCAACCGCGCGCCCGCCGCCGACGTGGAGTCCTACGCCGCGGCCGAGAGGCGACTCCGCGAACTCGCGCCGGGCGACGCCGCCGAGAGCGACCGGCGCGCTCCGAAGGACACTTCGCCCGCCATCGCACGCCAGCGCGCCCGCCGCCTGCAAGCCGACGACTCGGCGTACGCCGAGCGGCTGGAACCGTTCTTCGCCGCGGCCGACCCGTACGTCGAGCGCATCGAGGGCGACCCGCTCTACGGCGCGGTCCGATCCTCGCTCTCGCGGGTCTCGGGCGCCCTGACGACCGTCGTGCTGACCGACGACTCGAACCGGGCCCGGACCCGGGCGGCGGTCAGGGCGGCGGCGCGGGGTGACGGCACCGTCCTCGCGTTCCTGACGCCGACCATCCTCTTCGAGCGCGACGGCGGCGACCCGGAGGCGACCTACGAGCGCTACGCCGACTTCGAGCGGTTCCGCCGCGAACTGGCGAACGAGCGGGGCGTCGCGGCCTTCGAGGTCGCGCCCGGCGACGAACTGTCGAGGCTGCTGGCCGGCCACCGCGCGCGCCGCCGGGCGGCGGAGGCGGGTGACTGA
- a CDS encoding sulfatase-like hydrolase/transferase, translating into MRGPNVLFVVLDTARARTVFGDDADEVAPRLTDFADSGVRFANATANGPWTLPSHASMFTGQRTSDHGAHAGTKAFTAGRRSLPARLGRMGYQTAAFSNNPWISPSFGFDGFEEFSPCWKLFSEGADLASIAKMEDRRDQLRELASELLSPTGPQTVANALYMQFLREGYDSGARRTVRRMKRWFRNRDGDRPFFAFANFMEPHLAYDPPERFQRRFLTDEQIARVETINQDAWAHITGADERTAEEFEILEGLYKAELRYLDHRLGGLLDFLADAGELDDTAVVIVGDHGENIGDHGLMDHQYCLYDTLVHVPLVMSLPGGDRATTCEDPVELRDLYPTVLSLAGGDPSELDAATSGNVLADGDEIGSDREYAVSEYLHPQPEIEAVRDRYDEVPRDISRFDRALRAVRTPEWKYVEGSDGTEELYDLTDDPAESRNLAADRPETADRLRERATAELGPLEYRSGDATDIEAGTKRQLEELGYL; encoded by the coding sequence ATGCGTGGTCCCAACGTGTTGTTCGTCGTACTCGACACCGCCAGAGCGCGGACGGTGTTCGGCGACGACGCCGACGAGGTAGCGCCGCGGTTGACCGACTTCGCGGACTCGGGGGTCCGGTTCGCGAACGCCACCGCGAACGGACCGTGGACGCTCCCCTCCCACGCCTCGATGTTCACCGGCCAGCGCACCTCGGACCACGGCGCACACGCCGGCACGAAGGCGTTCACGGCCGGTCGCCGCTCGCTGCCCGCCCGCCTCGGGCGCATGGGCTATCAGACTGCGGCGTTCTCGAACAATCCGTGGATTTCGCCGAGTTTCGGCTTCGACGGGTTCGAGGAGTTCTCGCCGTGCTGGAAACTGTTCTCGGAGGGGGCCGACCTCGCGTCCATCGCCAAGATGGAGGACCGGCGCGACCAACTCCGGGAACTGGCCTCGGAACTGCTCTCGCCGACCGGTCCTCAGACCGTCGCGAACGCGCTCTACATGCAGTTCCTCCGGGAGGGCTACGACTCGGGCGCGCGCCGGACCGTCCGCCGGATGAAGCGGTGGTTCCGCAACCGCGACGGCGACCGGCCGTTCTTCGCGTTCGCCAACTTCATGGAACCGCACTTGGCGTACGACCCGCCCGAGCGGTTCCAGCGCAGGTTCCTGACCGACGAGCAGATTGCGCGCGTCGAGACGATAAATCAGGACGCGTGGGCCCACATCACCGGCGCGGACGAGCGCACCGCCGAGGAGTTCGAGATTCTGGAGGGACTCTACAAGGCGGAACTGCGTTACCTCGACCATCGCCTCGGGGGCCTGCTGGACTTCCTCGCCGACGCCGGGGAACTCGACGACACCGCGGTCGTTATCGTCGGCGACCACGGCGAGAACATCGGCGACCACGGCCTGATGGACCACCAGTACTGCCTCTACGACACGCTGGTTCACGTTCCGCTGGTGATGAGTCTGCCCGGCGGGGACCGGGCGACGACCTGCGAGGACCCCGTCGAACTCCGGGACCTCTACCCGACGGTCCTCTCGCTGGCCGGGGGCGACCCGTCGGAACTCGACGCGGCGACGTCGGGCAACGTCCTCGCGGACGGCGACGAAATCGGCTCCGACAGGGAGTACGCGGTCAGCGAGTACCTGCACCCCCAACCCGAAATCGAGGCGGTCCGCGACCGGTACGACGAGGTTCCCCGGGATATCTCTCGATTCGACCGGGCGCTGCGGGCGGTCCGGACGCCGGAGTGGAAGTACGTCGAGGGGAGCGACGGCACCGAGGAACTGTACGACCTGACCGACGACCCCGCGGAGTCCCGGAATCTCGCGGCCGACCGCCCCGAGACGGCCGACCGACTCCGGGAGCGAGCGACCGCCGAACTCGGGCCGCTCGAATACCGGTCGGGCGACGCGACCGACATCGAGGCGGGCACGAAACGGCAGTTGGAGGAACTGGGATACCTCTGA
- a CDS encoding DUF1616 domain-containing protein, producing the protein MNTKLLRSRILLAVRRFPTDLAIVLGVVGVASLSLLIPVLRKSPLGLLFGLPLVLFLPGYATISALFPEKGEPNIEVGIVVESLPGSDRIDEFERLIFSVWLSVVIVPMTGLVLDQARGGFRVETVVLAVGVYTGVMTVLAAVRRRNVPSNECFRVPFAQWRRSIQVYFWDPGNRTEKVINVTLALALLVAVSSLTYAVAVPKQDETFTEFYLLNEDSAGELQAENYPTTLVQGETTKLVVGITNYEHERTAYTVVVRIQRGEVTENSLNVHEETELYQFHVLLNHNESWTRTHAIKPTMVGDNLRVQYLLFRNEEPSEPRTAYRKLHFWINVTESA; encoded by the coding sequence GTGAACACCAAGCTCCTACGTTCGAGGATCCTTCTTGCCGTCCGTCGATTTCCCACCGACCTTGCTATCGTATTGGGAGTCGTCGGCGTAGCATCTCTGTCGCTTCTCATTCCAGTCCTCCGAAAGTCTCCACTCGGACTCCTATTCGGTCTCCCGCTCGTCCTCTTTCTGCCAGGATACGCCACAATCTCCGCCCTCTTCCCCGAAAAAGGAGAACCGAACATCGAAGTCGGCATCGTCGTGGAATCACTTCCCGGGAGCGACAGAATAGACGAGTTCGAACGCCTCATCTTCTCCGTTTGGCTTAGCGTCGTTATCGTCCCCATGACTGGGTTGGTACTTGACCAAGCGAGAGGCGGATTCAGGGTCGAGACGGTCGTGTTGGCGGTCGGGGTCTACACCGGGGTAATGACCGTACTCGCAGCCGTCCGGCGTCGGAACGTACCATCCAACGAGTGCTTCCGTGTACCGTTCGCGCAGTGGCGGCGTTCGATCCAGGTCTACTTCTGGGACCCCGGTAATCGGACCGAGAAAGTCATAAACGTTACACTGGCTCTCGCTTTACTCGTTGCAGTTAGTAGTCTCACCTACGCGGTGGCAGTCCCGAAGCAAGACGAAACGTTCACAGAATTCTACCTGTTGAACGAAGATTCAGCCGGGGAACTCCAAGCCGAGAACTATCCGACAACACTCGTTCAGGGAGAAACCACCAAACTGGTTGTCGGAATCACCAATTACGAACACGAGCGGACTGCATACACGGTTGTCGTCAGAATTCAACGTGGTGAAGTGACGGAGAATTCGCTGAACGTGCACGAAGAGACGGAGTTGTACCAATTTCATGTCCTCCTAAACCACAACGAGTCGTGGACACGAACACATGCTATTAAACCTACGATGGTCGGTGATAACCTTCGGGTGCAGTACCTTCTCTTCCGGAACGAGGAACCGTCAGAGCCACGTACAGCGTATAGGAAGTTACACTTCTGGATAAACGTCACTGAATCCGCGTAG
- a CDS encoding glucosamine inositolphosphorylceramide transferase family protein has product MIGDGLLNWKRGVNSIFEPHRSTIRQMVWQVGEQIHRTEWIQRLLCQDHNRPQFEQHRSKYFESRFKRTLGPIFPTPSPVVENPVLTADAVTDYGRVDSVADPFLLVTDDRWHMFFEVHNHEAVPSAVIGHALSHDAGVTWSYNGVVLKTDDHLSFPFVFRHDNWYYMLPDAWSKSEVPAPISLYRTRNLPDGWSKCATLVRPTTPIHDCIVFQWRDRWWALTGNGQDLYCYHSPNLVTNSWDQHPENPVASGRPEASRPAGRPHIQDDGIVVYLQDCNGRYGRNVRAYRINTLTRQSYQDVELQYSPVLEADPCPVGWNSGKMHHIDTWPLEDGWRCVVDGNVGFGRSVVGDNHWSIGIYDQRVPTSPNSYDPSLITERHDI; this is encoded by the coding sequence ATGATTGGAGACGGCTTGCTGAATTGGAAACGAGGCGTTAATTCCATATTTGAGCCTCACCGCAGTACAATCAGACAGATGGTCTGGCAGGTCGGCGAACAAATCCACCGAACCGAGTGGATTCAACGTCTTCTGTGTCAAGACCATAACCGACCGCAGTTTGAACAGCATAGATCGAAATACTTCGAGTCCCGGTTCAAGCGCACACTGGGCCCCATCTTCCCCACGCCGTCTCCTGTCGTTGAAAATCCGGTACTGACTGCTGATGCGGTCACTGACTATGGCCGGGTAGACTCAGTGGCCGATCCGTTTCTGCTCGTCACAGACGATAGATGGCACATGTTCTTTGAGGTTCATAATCACGAAGCTGTTCCTTCCGCAGTCATCGGTCACGCGCTGAGTCACGACGCTGGGGTTACGTGGTCCTACAACGGGGTAGTCTTGAAGACTGACGACCATCTTTCGTTTCCATTTGTGTTTCGTCATGATAACTGGTACTATATGCTTCCGGACGCTTGGTCGAAAAGCGAGGTTCCCGCTCCTATTTCTCTTTATCGTACGCGGAACCTTCCTGACGGGTGGAGCAAGTGTGCCACTTTGGTACGACCGACTACGCCGATTCACGACTGTATCGTCTTCCAATGGCGGGACAGGTGGTGGGCGCTTACCGGTAATGGTCAAGACCTCTATTGTTATCACTCCCCTAATTTGGTTACTAATAGTTGGGATCAGCACCCCGAGAACCCAGTCGCCAGCGGTCGGCCCGAAGCATCACGTCCCGCGGGCCGACCCCACATCCAGGATGATGGGATAGTTGTCTACCTTCAAGATTGTAACGGGAGATATGGCCGCAATGTCCGTGCGTATCGGATAAACACGCTGACTCGCCAGTCGTACCAAGATGTGGAACTGCAATATTCTCCTGTTCTTGAGGCAGACCCCTGTCCAGTCGGCTGGAATTCAGGGAAGATGCACCACATTGATACCTGGCCGCTTGAAGACGGCTGGCGGTGTGTAGTTGATGGAAACGTCGGGTTCGGTCGTTCTGTCGTCGGAGATAACCACTGGAGTATTGGGATTTACGATCAGCGCGTACCTACATCTCCGAATTCATATGATCCCTCATTAATCACAGAGAGGCACGATATCTGA
- a CDS encoding AAA family ATPase encodes MTQPAAIYEDLRDRIGTVLVGNETIVEGLTISLLTRGHVLLEGVPGVAKTTIALLFAEATGMDSNRIQMTPDILPADITGTNVYREATGEFDLQRGPVFTNLVVADEINRATPKTQSALLEAMQESAVTIEGETLSLPEPFLVVATQNPVEMEGTYELPIAQRDRFQFKFTVGMPDADEEMALLDRFDESPNLGPDDVSPVVSTEDILDARETVEDVHVERAVKEYLLDLVGATRETPDLEYGASPRTALSFLHATKARTAIHGRDYVIPDDAKALARPVLAHRLTLSAEAELSDVTVEDVIDDVLASVEPPGSADETPEADATGESDATAGGS; translated from the coding sequence ATGACCCAACCGGCGGCTATCTACGAGGACCTGCGAGACCGCATCGGAACCGTGCTGGTCGGCAACGAGACCATCGTGGAGGGACTCACCATCTCGCTGCTGACGCGGGGCCACGTCCTGCTGGAGGGCGTGCCGGGGGTGGCCAAGACGACCATCGCGCTCCTGTTCGCCGAGGCGACGGGGATGGACTCGAACCGCATCCAGATGACGCCCGACATCCTGCCGGCCGACATCACCGGGACGAACGTGTACCGGGAGGCGACCGGCGAGTTCGACCTCCAGCGCGGCCCGGTGTTCACCAACCTCGTCGTGGCCGACGAGATAAACCGCGCGACGCCCAAGACCCAGTCGGCCCTGCTCGAAGCGATGCAGGAGAGCGCGGTCACCATCGAGGGCGAGACGCTCTCGCTGCCCGAACCCTTCCTCGTCGTCGCCACCCAGAACCCCGTCGAGATGGAGGGGACCTACGAACTCCCCATCGCACAGCGCGACCGCTTCCAGTTCAAGTTCACCGTCGGGATGCCCGACGCCGACGAGGAGATGGCGCTGCTCGACCGGTTCGACGAATCGCCCAACCTCGGGCCCGACGACGTGTCGCCGGTCGTCTCCACCGAGGACATTCTGGACGCCCGCGAGACCGTCGAGGACGTTCACGTCGAGCGCGCCGTCAAGGAGTACCTGCTCGATTTGGTGGGCGCGACCCGCGAGACGCCGGACCTCGAATACGGCGCGTCGCCCCGGACCGCGCTCTCGTTCCTCCACGCGACCAAGGCCCGCACCGCGATTCACGGCCGCGACTACGTGATACCCGACGACGCGAAGGCGCTGGCCCGGCCCGTGCTGGCACACCGCCTGACCCTGAGCGCCGAGGCGGAACTCAGCGACGTGACGGTCGAAGACGTAATCGACGACGTGCTCGCGAGCGTCGAACCGCCGGGCAGTGCCGACGAGACGCCCGAAGCAGACGCGACCGGCGAATCGGACGCGACCGCCGGCGGGTCGTAA
- a CDS encoding DUF4350 domain-containing protein yields the protein MARDFDVSIPRMVLAALVVSVLVVAVLAGSSSSAALSPYNADWDGASDLRSMASERGEVVVARGTGAYDSVSPRGTVAFVLSPDSEYSSSELLEVSRFVRNGGTLVVAGDFGPHTNELLRVLGTKARLDGRPLRDPRSNYRTPAMPVASRVPNASLSPGSAGGPGAPGRAPIRGTTGADSVTLNYGTAVEPNGATVVYNTSGYAYLDTDRNGKLGSTENLTSAPVVTAERLGAGRVVVVSDSSVFIDAMVEEGRNRAFVASLLSGHDRVLLDYSHTAGLPPLVVALLVVRDSAWLTLAAGAAAVGVLGVWSRRPDLLASAKVAFPRPWRHDSDLDGAPDSGVGVRPTRGEVAAHLERRHPEWDRERVERVAAALHRRRDG from the coding sequence GTGGCGCGGGACTTCGACGTCTCGATTCCACGGATGGTCCTCGCGGCGCTCGTAGTTTCGGTCCTCGTCGTCGCGGTGCTGGCCGGGAGTTCCTCGTCGGCCGCGCTCAGTCCCTACAACGCCGACTGGGACGGCGCGAGCGACCTCCGGTCGATGGCGAGCGAGCGGGGAGAGGTCGTCGTCGCGCGCGGGACCGGCGCGTACGACTCGGTGTCCCCGAGGGGGACCGTGGCGTTCGTCCTGTCGCCCGACTCCGAGTACTCGTCGTCGGAACTCCTCGAAGTGAGCAGGTTCGTCAGGAACGGCGGCACGCTGGTCGTGGCGGGCGACTTCGGCCCGCACACGAACGAACTGCTCCGGGTGCTGGGAACGAAGGCGCGCCTCGACGGCCGGCCGCTCCGGGACCCCCGGTCGAACTACCGCACCCCGGCGATGCCGGTGGCCTCGCGGGTCCCGAACGCCTCGCTGAGTCCGGGGAGCGCGGGCGGTCCGGGCGCCCCCGGCCGCGCGCCGATTCGGGGGACGACCGGCGCGGACTCGGTGACGCTGAACTACGGCACCGCGGTCGAACCGAACGGCGCGACGGTCGTCTACAACACCTCGGGGTACGCCTACCTCGACACCGACCGGAACGGGAAACTCGGGTCAACCGAGAACCTCACGTCCGCGCCGGTCGTGACCGCCGAGCGCCTCGGCGCGGGCCGAGTCGTCGTGGTCTCTGACTCGTCGGTCTTCATCGACGCGATGGTAGAGGAGGGGCGAAACCGGGCGTTCGTCGCGTCGCTGCTGTCGGGCCACGACCGAGTGCTGCTCGACTACTCTCACACCGCGGGCCTGCCGCCGCTGGTGGTCGCACTCCTCGTCGTCCGCGACTCGGCGTGGCTAACGCTCGCCGCGGGCGCGGCGGCGGTGGGGGTTCTCGGGGTCTGGTCGCGCCGCCCCGACCTGCTCGCGTCGGCGAAGGTGGCGTTCCCCCGGCCGTGGCGTCACGACTCGGACCTCGACGGCGCGCCCGACTCGGGGGTCGGCGTCCGGCCGACGCGGGGCGAGGTGGCCGCCCACCTCGAACGTCGGCATCCCGAGTGGGACCGCGAACGCGTCGAGCGAGTCGCGGCCGCGCTCCACCGCCGCCGAGACGGGTGA
- a CDS encoding aminoglycoside phosphotransferase family protein, protein MIGSIVEYIAENHSIDRDKVSYSVYSGSGTYRYLTIRIYCDGEPMVVCRVPRWSTSAIETQYETLQTVNNIVEGSGPLETSIEKPLALKTIDGVPVIFKEFVSGTVAKGIVRKNVSEAVGFLRKAVNWLIDFLLGTQPYWVYEAEVKRERLNELGVPPETDRTETFINSHLLFLAPCHGDFVPSNILISDTDDINGVIDWELFSVRGVPMFDFMHLVVATGTHQFGATSEMIQKTFFEHNRFSATVRACATDYCSALGFAVKDFRRTLPIYSDIRLSRGHNLDNLDFLRKLREQLVNFNSDIVPLCD, encoded by the coding sequence ATGATTGGGAGTATCGTCGAGTACATCGCCGAAAATCACTCAATCGACCGAGACAAGGTTTCGTACTCCGTATACAGCGGTAGCGGTACATATAGGTATCTAACAATTCGGATCTATTGCGATGGCGAACCAATGGTTGTCTGCCGCGTTCCGCGATGGAGTACGTCGGCCATCGAAACCCAGTACGAGACGTTACAGACCGTCAACAATATAGTGGAGGGGAGCGGACCACTCGAAACGAGTATCGAGAAACCACTGGCGCTAAAAACTATCGACGGTGTTCCAGTCATCTTCAAGGAATTTGTCTCCGGGACAGTAGCAAAGGGAATCGTCAGAAAGAACGTCTCTGAAGCAGTCGGCTTCCTCCGCAAAGCAGTCAATTGGCTTATAGATTTTCTTCTCGGGACTCAACCATACTGGGTATATGAGGCAGAAGTAAAACGGGAACGGCTCAACGAGTTGGGCGTTCCCCCTGAGACGGATCGAACCGAGACCTTCATCAATTCCCACCTACTCTTTTTAGCCCCATGTCACGGCGACTTCGTTCCGTCGAACATCCTCATCTCCGACACGGACGATATTAACGGTGTAATAGATTGGGAGCTGTTTTCAGTTCGAGGTGTGCCCATGTTCGACTTCATGCATCTCGTCGTAGCGACAGGAACCCATCAGTTCGGCGCAACGTCGGAGATGATTCAAAAGACGTTCTTCGAACATAATAGGTTCTCAGCTACCGTACGGGCTTGTGCAACCGATTACTGTAGCGCACTCGGTTTTGCAGTGAAGGACTTCAGACGTACACTTCCAATTTATTCGGATATTCGTCTCTCCCGTGGTCACAATCTGGACAACCTAGATTTCCTTCGGAAGCTCCGGGAACAGTTAGTCAATTTCAACTCAGATATCGTGCCTCTCTGTGATTAA
- a CDS encoding class I SAM-dependent methyltransferase — translation MPELRQLSQDQFFDQFARLCEENDEAKYEWLDPVQADWTLLGEFDEATVLEIGRGYGGISQHSLSKAAKFYLVDSSFGRLKAAAIAANTLELDSLTSVAATPLWPPFKNRSFDRIIDNGFLHCISDRTQEVPGHSQRAYLKRINSLLRTHGELYIRARNWFSPYTLLDNTSNLSERALEIARTILRRLTSGKRLRTRRYTKRGYERLLHRAGFCEVEVAFGVPDHRSPVSIFSGIDTLTAHLREQLTLVLRNRWNSLPTSIIENIVDLAMSDRLSELITPALFLRAKKRT, via the coding sequence ATGCCTGAACTCCGTCAACTTTCCCAAGATCAGTTTTTCGATCAATTCGCTCGACTCTGCGAGGAAAACGACGAGGCAAAATACGAATGGCTCGACCCCGTTCAAGCGGATTGGACTCTCCTCGGGGAATTCGACGAAGCGACTGTACTCGAAATCGGTAGAGGATACGGTGGAATATCACAACACTCGCTCTCCAAAGCAGCCAAGTTTTATCTCGTTGATTCGTCATTCGGGCGACTTAAGGCAGCCGCTATTGCGGCTAATACGTTGGAGTTAGACTCACTCACGTCGGTAGCAGCTACGCCACTTTGGCCGCCGTTCAAGAACAGGAGTTTTGACCGCATAATCGATAACGGATTCCTTCATTGTATTAGCGACCGGACCCAAGAAGTACCAGGACATAGCCAACGGGCGTACCTCAAACGAATTAACAGTCTCCTCAGGACACATGGGGAGCTCTACATCCGAGCAAGAAACTGGTTCAGCCCGTATACTCTCCTCGATAACACATCGAATCTCAGTGAAAGAGCGTTGGAGATAGCGCGAACGATTCTTCGGAGACTGACAAGCGGAAAAAGGCTTAGAACTCGTCGATACACGAAGCGCGGTTACGAACGGTTGTTACACCGGGCGGGATTTTGCGAAGTCGAAGTTGCGTTCGGTGTCCCTGACCACCGCAGCCCTGTTTCAATCTTTTCCGGAATCGACACCCTTACTGCCCATCTCCGAGAGCAGCTGACGTTAGTGCTGCGCAATCGATGGAATTCACTCCCGACAAGTATTATCGAGAACATTGTGGATCTAGCGATGTCGGACAGACTGTCTGAACTGATCACCCCGGCGTTGTTCCTGAGAGCGAAAAAGAGAACATGA